Sequence from the Magnetospirillum sp. WYHS-4 genome:
GGCCACCTGAAGGCGGCACACCGGGGCGATTTCGCCACCGATGTCGAATTTCGCATCGTTTGCCGCAATGGCGCCATCAAATGGGCCAATGCCTCCTATCAGCCGATCTTCGCCGACGATGAAGCCTTCATGGGATCGCGATGGAGCATCCACGACATCAGCGACCGCAAGCGCGCTGAACAGCGGCTCCGGGAATCCGAGATGAAGTTCCGCTCGGTCAGCCAATCGGCGGTGGACGCCATCGTTTCGACCAATGCCATCGGCCAGGTGGTTGCCTGGAATTCTGGCGCCGCCCGGGTTTTCGGATATGAGGAAGCCGATATCCTGGGCCACAACGTCGACATCTTGATTCCCGAGCGGCTTCGGTCAGCCCACCGCGAAGGCATGAGCCGCTTCGCCCAAACCGGCATCTCCCGCATCCTGGGGGAACCCACCGAATTCGTCGCCTTGCGCCGGCATGGCGGGGAATTCCCCATCGAACTGGCGTTGTCGTGCTGGGACATGGACGGAAAGCCCTTCTTTACCGCCATCGTCCGCGATATCACCGAACGCAAGCTGGCCGAGGAAAGGCTGAGGCACAGCGAGGAAATCCTGCGGTCCGTGATCGACACATCGCTGGACTGCATCGTCACCATCGATCACCAGGGGCGTCTGGTGGAATTCAACCCGGCCGCCGAATCCGTCTTCGGCTATCGCCGTGCCGACGTGATCGGCAAGGATCTAGCGGAATTGATCGTTCCCGCTCGCCACAGAGACGCCCACCGGGCCGGACTGCGGCGATTTATCGCCACGGGGCAGGGCACCGTGCTCAACCGCCGCCTTGAACTCTCCGCCATCGGGGCGGACGGTGGGGAGTTCCCGGTCGAACTAGCAATTACCGTGGTGCAGGGCCAAGCGACGCCGCTGTTCACCGGATATCTGCGCGACATCACGGCCCGCAAGGAAGCGGAACGGCAATTGGCGGAACGCTCGGCCGATCTGGAACGCTCCAACTCCGAACTGCAGCAGTTCGCCTACGTGGCATCGCACGACCTGCAGGAACCGTTGCGCATGATCACCAGCTATCTGGGACTGTTGAAGAAGCGCTACGACACGCAGTTGGGTCCGGAGGCGAGCGAGTTCATCGGCTTCGCTGTCGACGGGGCTAGTCGCATGCAGCGTCTGATCAAGGATCTGCTCGACTATTCGCGGGTGGGCACACGCGGCAAGGAGTTCCTGGCCGCCGATCTGAACGTCGCCCTGGAAGAGGCGTTGTCCAATCTCAAGGCCCGCATCGACGAAACGGGCGCTACCGTCGACTCCGGGCCGCTGCCGACTCTGGTGGTCGACGACTCCCAGATGGTCAGGCTGTTCCAGAACCTGATCGGCAATGCTCTCAAGTATCGTCGTCCCGACGTCGCCCCGCGGGTGCGGGTGTGGGCCGAGAAGCGGGACGACTACTGGGTTTTCGCCGTCGAGGACAACGGAATCGGCATCGCCAAAGAGCACTTCGACCGGATATTCATGGTCTTCCAGCGCCTGCATGGCCGCAAGGAATATGAAGGCACGGGCATCGGCTTGGCGATCTGCAAGAAGATAGTCGAGCGCCACGGTGGACGCATCTGGGTGGAGAGTGTGCCGGGCGCGGGAACGACCTTCCTGTTCCGCCTGCCTGCCGGTTCCCATGGGGAATTGGCAATAGTACGCAAGTCCGGCTTGACCGGGACGGCCGCCCATGGCTAAAGTCTCAGGCCTTTCGGGAAACGGGCGGGTTTGACAGGGACATGGACTGAGAATATCGGAGGGCCGCCGGCTTGCCAGGCGGCCCCCAGCTTTTCCAGGCCCATCCTTCGGCGCGCGCCCGGACCGCCGCCGTATCACTGGAATGATGGCGGAGGCGCCGTCTTTTGCCGGAGCCCCGACCGTGACCCTGCTGCTCGCCGCCTTCCTCGGCCTGATCGAGGGCCTGACCGAGTTCCTGCCCGTTTCGTCCACCGGGCACCTGGTCCTGCTGATCGATCTGCTGGGCTTTCCGGCGCCGCCGGGCAAGACCTTCGAGATCGTCATCCAACTGGGCGCCATCGTCGCCGTCTGTCTGCTCTACCGCCGGCGCCTGTGGCAGGCGGTGGCGGGTCTGGCGAACGATCCCCGCGAACGGGCTTTCGTGCGCAACCTGCTGCTGGCCTTTCTGCCGGCCATGGCGGTCGGGGCCATCGCCTATCCCCTCATCAAGCGCCTGCTGGGCGCGCCGGTGGTGGTGGCGGCGGCCCTGGTGCTCGGCGGAATCGCCATCCTGGCTATCGAACGCTGGATGCGGGTCAAGCCGCGTTATCTGGC
This genomic interval carries:
- a CDS encoding PAS domain S-box protein, which encodes MLLLVALGLGFLYREDQLDEHLLLTQEENVRLVQTFANTFWPQFLPFVRSVAGLEREALQKRGELKAIDIAVRSLVTGLPVLKVKLYDLSGLTLYSPIRSEVGNRVGDKPIFVDAALGGRAQSEMSFRARFQSFDVEVVDRWVIETYVPVHDTAGKLAGVLEVYSDATGTMDRIISSQITAFFVSIGAFGFVYVLLVLLVRRADAILQRQHQDLERKQLELRESEQRFRAIADYTFDWESWLDVDGKPRWINAAVERLAGYPVAECLAMPDYPLGIIHEADRGLVAGHLKAAHRGDFATDVEFRIVCRNGAIKWANASYQPIFADDEAFMGSRWSIHDISDRKRAEQRLRESEMKFRSVSQSAVDAIVSTNAIGQVVAWNSGAARVFGYEEADILGHNVDILIPERLRSAHREGMSRFAQTGISRILGEPTEFVALRRHGGEFPIELALSCWDMDGKPFFTAIVRDITERKLAEERLRHSEEILRSVIDTSLDCIVTIDHQGRLVEFNPAAESVFGYRRADVIGKDLAELIVPARHRDAHRAGLRRFIATGQGTVLNRRLELSAIGADGGEFPVELAITVVQGQATPLFTGYLRDITARKEAERQLAERSADLERSNSELQQFAYVASHDLQEPLRMITSYLGLLKKRYDTQLGPEASEFIGFAVDGASRMQRLIKDLLDYSRVGTRGKEFLAADLNVALEEALSNLKARIDETGATVDSGPLPTLVVDDSQMVRLFQNLIGNALKYRRPDVAPRVRVWAEKRDDYWVFAVEDNGIGIAKEHFDRIFMVFQRLHGRKEYEGTGIGLAICKKIVERHGGRIWVESVPGAGTTFLFRLPAGSHGELAIVRKSGLTGTAAHG
- a CDS encoding undecaprenyl-diphosphate phosphatase, whose protein sequence is MLLAAFLGLIEGLTEFLPVSSTGHLVLLIDLLGFPAPPGKTFEIVIQLGAIVAVCLLYRRRLWQAVAGLANDPRERAFVRNLLLAFLPAMAVGAIAYPLIKRLLGAPVVVAAALVLGGIAILAIERWMRVKPRYLAVDDFTAGLSLRIGLFQVISMVPGVSRSGATIMGALLSGVERKAAAEFSFFLAIPTMAGATAYSLYKNWAALDFGDVGVIGVGFAAALATALVVVKAALAFIGRHGFAPFAWYRIVVGGIMLAVLAAG